Genomic segment of Bacteroidia bacterium:
ATAGAAACCTTAGTGTTGGAGGTTTGATTTAGCAGGGAAATAAGTTGAGCAAGTTGTCCTTCGCAGATTCGGTTTGTTCCATTTCCCAATAATGCATCAATTATCAAATCCTCCTGTAATAAATAGTGTTGTAGTGAATCCGGATTAAGGGAATAATATGAAATGTAGGTATTGGAAGAAATCCTTTGAAAGTTCAGTTCAAAGTCATGGCTACCTGTTTTGGGTTCGGGAAGAATACCAACACAAACTTTTTTCCCCAATTTAGACAGGTGGTGAGCTATTACTAAACCATCTCCACCGTTATTACCTTTTCCACAAATGATATGAAAGGAACTTTGAAAAGGAAAATGGTTTGAAATCCAATCTGTGCAAGCCTTACCCGCTTTCTCCATTAAGTCAATGGATGGTATAGGTAAATTTTGAATGGTAAACTGATCCCAGCTTTTTAACTGATTTGCTGAAAGCAGCTTATTTTCTGAGTAATTCATCTAACCGCAGGATTTGAGGTATTAGCAAATGGGAGGAACTATTGTTTATGACGGCATGAGAACGGGCTATTTTTTGTTCATCTGTCCATTGGTTGGCAATCCGGCTTCGGACATCTTCTTCTTGAATTTGGTCCCTTTTCATGACCCGTTTAATTCGGTCCTCTTCAGGTGCAGTAACAGTAATAATAAAGGAGCAATCGGAATAGGTACCACTTTCAAAAAGAATGGCTGCCTCCCGAATTACATAAGGTCCGGATTGTTGTTGCACCCATTCCCAAAAATCAGCTTTAACAGCGGGATGCACCAAGGCATTCATCTTTTCGAGCAGAGATGGATCTTTAAATATTTTGGCTGAAACATAGGCTTTGTTTAACTCTTGATTCAGGTAGCTTTCTTCTCCAAGCAGTTTTTTGATACCAAGTATTAAGTTGGGATTGGAAGTCATTAATTTTTTTGCCGCCAGGTCAGCCTTGTATACAGATATCCCCAGCATGGAGAAGAAATCAGCAACTGTGCTTTTTCCACTTCCTATACCACCGGTGAGGCCAACAATTTTCATTTAATTAGAATAAACTCTACAAAGTTATTTTCTAACCTGGTATTCAGGCAATAGTAAGGAGCTTTTTCTAATTTTAGCCTAATTC
This window contains:
- the coaE gene encoding dephospho-CoA kinase (Dephospho-CoA kinase (CoaE) performs the final step in coenzyme A biosynthesis.); the encoded protein is MKIVGLTGGIGSGKSTVADFFSMLGISVYKADLAAKKLMTSNPNLILGIKKLLGEESYLNQELNKAYVSAKIFKDPSLLEKMNALVHPAVKADFWEWVQQQSGPYVIREAAILFESGTYSDCSFIITVTAPEEDRIKRVMKRDQIQEEDVRSRIANQWTDEQKIARSHAVINNSSSHLLIPQILRLDELLRK